CCAATGCAGAGCGATCGCAGCTCGACCGCAAATATTTTGATGAAGCAGTCAAAACGGTCAAACCCTATCTCGATGCAGGCAAGCTTAAGCCGTTTTCCGGCAAGACGGTTATTCTGCCGGGGATTACCGCACGCCCCACGCCGGGACATACGCCGGGACACAGCTTCTTCCTTGTTCAAAGCGGTGGCGAGAGCATCGAGTTCTGGGGCGATATTCTTCACGTCGCCTCGGTTCAATTTCCGAAGCCCGAGATCACGATTGTCTATGACGTCGATCCCAATGCCGCAGCGGTGCAACGTGCGAAACAGTTCGCTGACGCACAGATATCACGCCGCTTAGTTGCAGGCGCACATTTACCCTTCCCAGGAGTTGGGCATATTCGCGCGGAAGGTAAAGGCTATGCCTGGGTGCCTGTGGACTATCGCTGGCGTGAACAATAAGGTTGTGTCGCCAAAAGATAGGACATTTTTAGACTACCTGAGGAATAAACCACTGTAGCTTCCTTGCCCATTCCTTCAACTGTTCATAACAAGGTTATGGAATACATCCGCCATGTTTTTTAAACTAATTTTAGCTGTTATAACCGCAGTAAGGACTTAGACACAATGAGAAAGCAACTTATTAATCCGCCACAACTCTATGATGGAAGACCACACGGAATGTCCCATGCTGTTATCGATACCGCATCGGCTACCGTTTACATTTCTGGTCAAGTTGACTGGGATGTGAACCATCAAGTCTCATGCCATACCGTCGAGGGGCAACTCTCGAACGTGCTAACGAACCTAAAGGTCGTCCTAGATGCATCGGGAAGCTCCGTAGAGAATCTGCTTAGCCTTCGCATCTATGTTCGTGGTGAACTTGGAGAATTTATGGGGACTATCGCACCAATTATCGGGCAATTTCTAGCAGAATCGCGCCCCGCTCTTACTGGCATCGGTGTTTCCTCACTTGCCTCTCCAGAAACATTGGTTGAAATTGAGGCAACAGCAGCACTTAAGTGACCAACTGATTTCCGAAATTCGTGTTTATTTAGGTGGCAAGCTACAAGTGTCGTTAAAGGCAGCTATGCACCCCACGAGATCGATCTGGTTCTCATTACCCATATCGATACTGATCACACCGCCGGTCTGTAGGACATTTTTAGACATCTCAGGAAGAAACCACTGTAGCTTCCTTGGCCTTTTCTTCAACCCTTCATTAAGAGGTTTTTAGCAATGCAATTTTTAGGTGAAACAAAAGAACAATCTACGGCTGCTGAGGTTTTTGCTGACAGTCTCGCACTGATTACAAAGGATATTCAAGCCTGGGTAGAGCTGTTTGCCGAAAATGCAGTCGTTGAATTTCCGTATGCTTCTGCTCTCGGTTCACCACAACGATTAGAAGGCAAACCTGCCATCTACAACTACATGAAAGACGCGTTAGCACAGATGCAAAATTTGGTATTCACGAACATTCGTGCCTACCCAACGTCAAACCCTAATGTTCTATTTGCTGAGGTGCATGGGAAAGCCATAATTGTCGCTACAGGTCGTCACTATCAGCAAGATTATGTGATGCGACTGGAAACCAAGGATGGCAAGATCATCCACTACCGTGAATACTGGAACCCTGTCCCCGTTCTTGATGCGTTCGGTAGCACACAAAATTTGCGTCAATCTTTTAATGCACAGTAATGCAGAGGAGAGGATAGATATGAAAATTGTGATTGCAGCCGCATCAGGCAATATTGGACGACGCACCGCAGAGAAAATCATCCAGGCTGGTGCTGAAACTATTCTTCTGGCACGACATCCAGAGAAGTTGGCTGATTTAGTGACTCAAGGTGCCACGGTGAAGCCAATCAGCAGCGATGATACTCAAGGGTTGATCGAGGCAACCCAAAATGCAGATGCTTTGTTTTGGCTGACTCCACCGAAACTTGATGCACCAAGCTTACGCGACTGGTGCATCCAGACGGCAATGGCTGCAGCTAAAGCAGTGCGTGAAAACGGTGTCAAGCGAGTCGTCAACATTTCTGGCATTGGTGCGGGTTCAGCATCAAACTTGGGTACAGTCTCATTTGGTGGAAACGTCGAATCGATCTTCAACCAAACTACAGCAAATGTGCTGCATTTGCGTCCCGGCTATTTCATGGAGAATTTTCTAGATCAAGTTGAATTCATTCGGCGAGACGATACCGTATACTTCCCCTATGCCAGCGATCATGATATTCCTTGGATTAGTACTGACGATATCGGCGATGAGGCAGCAAAATATCTACTCAATGATGGTTGGGCAGGTCATTGGACTCGGAATTTAATGGGATCCGAAAATTTAACGCTGTTTGAAACAACTGCTGTCCTTTCACAAGTGCTCAATCGCCCGATCAAATATGTCCAGGTGACTATTGAATCGATCCAGCAGCGCCTTGCATTGACGGGCGCAACACCTGATGTACAACGAGAGTTGGGCAATCTGTATCGTGCCCTTGGCAATCCTGACGGAGTTTATGCGACAGTACGAACACCTGAAG
This portion of the Brasilonema sennae CENA114 genome encodes:
- a CDS encoding RidA family protein, coding for MRKQLINPPQLYDGRPHGMSHAVIDTASATVYISGQVDWDVNHQVSCHTVEGQLSNVLTNLKVVLDASGSSVENLLSLRIYVRGELGEFMGTIAPIIGQFLAESRPALTGIGVSSLASPETLVEIEATAALK
- a CDS encoding nuclear transport factor 2 family protein, yielding MQFLGETKEQSTAAEVFADSLALITKDIQAWVELFAENAVVEFPYASALGSPQRLEGKPAIYNYMKDALAQMQNLVFTNIRAYPTSNPNVLFAEVHGKAIIVATGRHYQQDYVMRLETKDGKIIHYREYWNPVPVLDAFGSTQNLRQSFNAQ
- a CDS encoding NAD(P)H-binding protein; this encodes MKIVIAAASGNIGRRTAEKIIQAGAETILLARHPEKLADLVTQGATVKPISSDDTQGLIEATQNADALFWLTPPKLDAPSLRDWCIQTAMAAAKAVRENGVKRVVNISGIGAGSASNLGTVSFGGNVESIFNQTTANVLHLRPGYFMENFLDQVEFIRRDDTVYFPYASDHDIPWISTDDIGDEAAKYLLNDGWAGHWTRNLMGSENLTLFETTAVLSQVLNRPIKYVQVTIESIQQRLALTGATPDVQRELGNLYRALGNPDGVYATVRTPEAVTPTTFEQFVKNKLFPNNLALTH